The Bacteroidales bacterium DNA segment AGCCCTCCGATTTGAATGCCTACGGAGGCAAAGTTGGCAAATCCGCAGAGAAAGTAAGTAGCCATAACAATGGTTTTCTGCTCAAGAAAGGCGCCGGCTTCTTTAAGCCGCATCAGATCGAGATACCCGATAAATTCCGTCATGATGATTTTTTGTCCCAGAAGGCTGCCTGCCAGGGAAGCATCATGCGAATTGATTCCCATGAGCCACATGACAGGCTGAAAGATTTTACCGAGCAAAAACTGAAGGGAAAGATTTTCAAAAACACCTCCTGACGAGGCAGTAATCAGCTTGTTTAATCCGGTCCACTGGCCTGTTTTCAGAAGGACAAAGTTGATGAGGGCAATGAAAGCAACAAAAACGATGAGCATGGCCGCAACGCTGGCGGCAAGTTTAAGCCCATCCAGAGTGCCTTTGGCAATAGCGTCGAGCGGATTATTTGCTTCCCATACACTGGAAGCTTTGGTTGTTCCTGTGGCAGTGGGAGGAGCCGGAACCATAATGCGTGCAACCACTACGGCTCCCGGGGCAGCCATTACGGAGGCGGCGAGAAGATGTTTGGCAAAGAACAGCCGCATCACCGGATCCGTGCCGCCGAGAAACCCAATATAGGCTGCCATTACGCCGCCGGCAATGGTGGCCATTCCTGAGGTCATGACCAGAAAAAGAGCCGCTCTGTTCAGATTGTCCAGATAAGCCCGTATAAGCAAAGGGGCTTCATTTTGCCCCAGAAAAATGTTTCCGGCTACCGCCAGGCCTTCCTCTCCTGAAATGCGCATTGACCGCGAAAGAAGCCATCCAAGGAACTGAACAATTTTCTGGATGATGCCGAGGTGGAACAGCAGGCTCATAAGGGCTGCAAAGAAAATAATCGTTGGCAGCACCTGAAAGGCAAAGATAACGCCAAATTTCCCCTGGTCAGAGAGATTGCCGAAAACGAAACGGCTGCCTTCGGCTGAGAAATCAATAATTTTGATAAAAACTTTCCCGACGATTTCAAACAGCCATTGGACCGGAGGAAGATACAAAACAGCCAGGGCAATAAGAAACTGCAGTGCGAGGCCGGATACTACCAGTTTCCAGCGGACCTGTTTTTTATCGGACGACAGGAGCCAGCTCAGGAAAAGCAGGAGCAGGATGGCAGTAACGGTGCGGAGAACGATCCCGACCGTCAAGGCATTGTTTCCTGACGGAGAGACAAAGGCCGGCAGTGGGCTGGCAGCCTGAAGGGGCTGAAGGCTGAACAGTAGGAGTATGATGAGAAAAATAATAGAAATGCCCCTTGATCTGGTCATTTTATTTCTTTTTGCGACGGTTTATTTCGTCCCGAATCAGAGATGCCCTTTCGTAATTTTCATTTTTTATGGCTTCTTCAAGACTTTCCTGCAACTCTTCCAGGTTCATATCGCGAAATTCTTCACTTTGGGGGGTCGGCTTTTCCTGCGGTTCGTTCAGATAATCCTCTTCACTTTTTTCCTGTTCTTCCCCGGCCTCCTTATTGATGTCGAGTTTAATGCCGGCCCTGTTGATCACTTCTTCAGTTGTATAGATAGGACAATTGAACCGGAGGGCAAGGGCTACTGCATCGGAGGTGCGGGCATCCACCGTGATTTTTGTTTTTCCGTCGTCGCAAAGCAGGTGGGAATAAAATACCCCTTCTTCCAGCTTGTAAATGGTCACTTCCAGGATATTTATCCGGTAGGCAAGGGCGAAATTCATAAACAGGTCATGGGTAAGTGGTCGTGGCGGCTTGAGCCCTTCCAGCTGAATGGCTATTGACTGGGCTTCAATGGCGCCTATGATGATCGGAATACGCCTGTCCCCGTTTTCTTCAGCAAGCACCAGAGCATATGCTCCCGATTGCGTCTGACTGTATGAAATCCCCAAAACGTTTAACCGGATCCGTTTCATTCCCTCGTCATTGTCTATGCTGATGACAAATATAATTATAAATTTCTGTCAGCCGAATATAAATCAGGCATAACGAATTTTCCGGCGCGGTATCATCTGCCAGAACCTGCTTTTTGATCAGGAGAAAAACAATTTTTTTGCAGTTCATAATAACTTTACTATTTTTGCACTCCCAAGTTGAAAATCAAATTCTTGTGAAATGTACGCTATTGTTGATATTGCCGGCCAGCAGATGAAAGTGCAGAAGAACGGAAAACTGTTCGTGAACCGCCTCAAAGGTGAAGTAGGTTCCGAAGTTGAGTTTAACAAGGTTCTTCTTATTGAAAACGACGGAAAGGTCATAATTGGCAATCCGGTCATTGAAGGTGCTGTTGTTTCAGCCAGAAT contains these protein-coding regions:
- a CDS encoding Na+ dependent nucleoside transporter, translated to MTRSRGISIIFLIILLLFSLQPLQAASPLPAFVSPSGNNALTVGIVLRTVTAILLLLFLSWLLSSDKKQVRWKLVVSGLALQFLIALAVLYLPPVQWLFEIVGKVFIKIIDFSAEGSRFVFGNLSDQGKFGVIFAFQVLPTIIFFAALMSLLFHLGIIQKIVQFLGWLLSRSMRISGEEGLAVAGNIFLGQNEAPLLIRAYLDNLNRAALFLVMTSGMATIAGGVMAAYIGFLGGTDPVMRLFFAKHLLAASVMAAPGAVVVARIMVPAPPTATGTTKASSVWEANNPLDAIAKGTLDGLKLAASVAAMLIVFVAFIALINFVLLKTGQWTGLNKLITASSGGVFENLSLQFLLGKIFQPVMWLMGINSHDASLAGSLLGQKIIMTEFIGYLDLMRLKEAGAFLEQKTIVMATYFLCGFANFASVGIQIGGLGTIAPSQRIPLSQLGLKAMIAGTITSLLSAAMIGLIL
- a CDS encoding bifunctional nuclease family protein, encoding MKRIRLNVLGISYSQTQSGAYALVLAEENGDRRIPIIIGAIEAQSIAIQLEGLKPPRPLTHDLFMNFALAYRINILEVTIYKLEEGVFYSHLLCDDGKTKITVDARTSDAVALALRFNCPIYTTEEVINRAGIKLDINKEAGEEQEKSEEDYLNEPQEKPTPQSEEFRDMNLEELQESLEEAIKNENYERASLIRDEINRRKKK
- the rplU gene encoding 50S ribosomal protein L21 is translated as MYAIVDIAGQQMKVQKNGKLFVNRLKGEVGSEVEFNKVLLIENDGKVIIGNPVIEGAVVSAR